The region ATTGAAGAAGGAGCAACCATGGTCAGGGTCGGTACCGGTATTTTCGGTGCACGATAAGGTGTTTCCCCCGGTAAGCACTTCATATAGAGATTGGAGAGTGTAAGATGAGTCTGTTAGGTAAGTTAATGGATACCATGAGATTAAATCCTGATGAGGAAGAGGATGATTACTACCTGGACGATGACTTTGAAGAGGAGGCCCCGCGCAAGGGACTGTTCTCAAAGAAGAATACGGAATATGATGAGGAGGAGGAGCAGGACAAGCCCCGGTTTTTAGGAAGATCCAATCCCAAAGTAGTACCTATGAGACGCAGCATGGAAGTGACAATGATTAAACCCACATCCATGGAGGATTCCAGAGACATCTGTGATTACCTTCTGGCTGGCAAGGCAGTGGTACTGAATATGGAGGGTATACATACAGAAGTGGCTCAGAGAATCATAGATTTCACCTCAGGAGCCACCTATTCCATGAACGGCAATCTGCAGAAGATATCTAATTATATCTTCATCGCAACACCTGATTCCGTGGAACTGTCCGGAGATTTCCAGGACATTCTGGCCGCAGGCGGCGCCATGGGCATGGACGTTTCAGGACTCAATATCCATTTGTAATTGACAAGGAAAAAGAAGTCCCTGTACAGGGGATAGGTATGCGGCAGACCTGGTGTGTCTGCCGATTTGTTGTATAATATCAGGAGGACACTGGCATGGCTGACAGGATAAATGTATGCAGGGATGGGGAGGCTATCTACGATATTGTACTGGCCCAATCCTTTGACGGTTTAAAGGAGGCAGTATCCTGCCTTCCTGTTAAGGAACACAAAATTTGCATCGTGACGGATTCCAATGTGGCGCCCCTTTATCTGGAGGAAGTGCGCTCCATTCTGTCCGGATGCTGCAAGGCTGTTTCGGTCTTTACCTTCCCGGCAGGGGAGGAGAATAAACATCTGGATACGGTGCGGAACCTGTATGAACACCTGATTCTGGAGCATTTTGACAGAAAGGACATGCTGGCTGCCCTGGGCGGCGGTGTGGTAGGTGATTTATGCGGTTTTGCAGCCGCCACTTACCTCAGGGGAATTGACTTTATTCAGATCCCGACCACCCTCCTTTCACAGGTGGATTCCAGCATCGGCGGTAAGACCGGCGTGGATTTTGATGCCTATAAAAACATGGTAGGCGCTTTTCATATGCCCAGGCTGGTTTATGCGAACCTGAGCACCCTTTTAACCCTTCCTGAGGAACAATTCTCCTCCGGCATGGGCGAGGTGGTGAAGCACGGCCTGATCAAGAACAAGGAGTATTACCAGTGGCTGAAGGATAACCGTGAGGGCATAGTTTCCAGGGAGCCGGCTCTGTGCCAGGCCATGGTTTACGAAAGCTGTATGATTAAAAAGCGTGTTGTGGAGCAGGATCCCACGGAGCAGGGGGAGAGAGCGCTTCTGAATTTCGGCCATACCCTGGGCCATGCGGTTGAGAAGCTGGAGAATTTCACCATGCACCACGGCCACTGCGTGGGACTGGGCTGTATTGCGGCAGCGCGCATATCCCAGCTCAGGGGCATGCTTACGGCGGAAGA is a window of Enterocloster clostridioformis DNA encoding:
- the aroB gene encoding 3-dehydroquinate synthase yields the protein MADRINVCRDGEAIYDIVLAQSFDGLKEAVSCLPVKEHKICIVTDSNVAPLYLEEVRSILSGCCKAVSVFTFPAGEENKHLDTVRNLYEHLILEHFDRKDMLAALGGGVVGDLCGFAAATYLRGIDFIQIPTTLLSQVDSSIGGKTGVDFDAYKNMVGAFHMPRLVYANLSTLLTLPEEQFSSGMGEVVKHGLIKNKEYYQWLKDNREGIVSREPALCQAMVYESCMIKKRVVEQDPTEQGERALLNFGHTLGHAVEKLENFTMHHGHCVGLGCIAAARISQLRGMLTAEEAADIRNTFLSFGIPAAAPGLAWDQVLMTTQSDKKTEAGVIRFVLLNSIGQAYVDKTVTADEMKAGFDVIGGQA
- a CDS encoding cell division protein SepF; this translates as MSLLGKLMDTMRLNPDEEEDDYYLDDDFEEEAPRKGLFSKKNTEYDEEEEQDKPRFLGRSNPKVVPMRRSMEVTMIKPTSMEDSRDICDYLLAGKAVVLNMEGIHTEVAQRIIDFTSGATYSMNGNLQKISNYIFIATPDSVELSGDFQDILAAGGAMGMDVSGLNIHL